In Prunus dulcis chromosome 2, ALMONDv2, whole genome shotgun sequence, a single genomic region encodes these proteins:
- the LOC117618992 gene encoding protein TAB2 homolog, chloroplastic-like, translating to MLCLLIVLELCFFQCLSLLLWLEERYETVYTRHPGFQKGSKPLLAVDNPFPMELPENLVGEKWAFVQLPFSAVQEEISSLDSNLVFGASLDLDLLGIEIDDKTLIPGLAVASSRAKPLAAWMNGLEVCSIEADLSRARLILSVGISGRYIYATYNKTPETTSEAEAWEAAKKECGGLHFLAIQGDLDSDDCVGFWLLLDLPPPPV from the exons ATGCTCTGTCTACTTATTGTCTTGGAACTTTGCTTCTTTCAGTGTCTCTCGTTACTTTTATGGTTGGAAGAACGCTACGAGACTGTATACACACGCCATCCTGGTTTCCAGAAAGGATCTAAGCCACTCCTTGCAGTAGATAACCCATTCCCAATGGAACTTCCAGAAAATCTTGTTGGGGAGAAATGGGCCTTTGTCCAATTGCCCTTTTCAG CTGTTCAAGAGGAAATCTCATCCTTGGACTCAAACCTTGTGTTTGGTGCGAGTCTAGATTTGGATTTGTTGGGGATTGAAATTGATGACAAGACATTGATTCCAGGATTGGCTGTTGCATCTTCACGCGCTAAACCTCTAGCAG CTTGGATGAATGGGTTGGAAGTTTGTTCAATTGAAGCCGATTTGTCACGGGCTCGCTTGATTCTTTCTGTTGGAATTTCTGGGCGATATATTTATGCTACCTACAACAAAACTCCTGAAACAACAAGTGAAGCTGAAGCTTGGGAAGCAGCAAAGAAGGAATGTGGAGGTTTGCACTTCCTTGCAATCCAGGGGGACTTGGATTCGGATGATTGTGTTGGATTTTGGCTTCTACTAGACTTGCCACCTCCACCCGTATAG